The following proteins are encoded in a genomic region of Helicobacter macacae MIT 99-5501:
- the leuB gene encoding 3-isopropylmalate dehydrogenase, whose product MSTQPKTHKIAVIRGDGIGDEIITQAIKVLEVAQSKYDFKLEFSEYLMGGVAYDECGEPLPEATIKGCLDSSAVLFGAVGGSKWESLPKPKRPEAGLLTLRKALSVFANLRPAMVFSELVDSSPLKREIIEGVDLLIVRELISGIYFGEPCAKEANKAYNTMVYTRSEIERIAHRAFKLADTRSKKLCSVDKANVLEVSELWREVVNEVAKSYPSVELTHQYVDNASMQLVREPKQFDVILTSNLFGDILSDEASQITGSIGLLPSASIGESIGLYEPIHGSAPDIAGQNIANPIATILSAAMMLEISLGLDKPAKAIKEAIQKVLKEGYRTKDIAQFGAKKVCSTQEMGDKIAEMIC is encoded by the coding sequence ATGAGCACACAACCCAAAACGCATAAAATCGCCGTCATACGAGGTGATGGCATAGGTGATGAAATCATTACCCAAGCAATCAAAGTCCTAGAAGTAGCTCAAAGCAAATATGACTTCAAGCTAGAATTTAGCGAATATCTAATGGGTGGTGTGGCTTATGATGAGTGTGGAGAGCCACTGCCAGAGGCGACTATCAAGGGCTGTTTGGATTCTAGTGCGGTGCTTTTCGGTGCGGTGGGTGGCTCAAAATGGGAATCCCTACCCAAGCCCAAACGCCCAGAAGCAGGACTTTTAACATTGCGAAAAGCACTAAGCGTGTTTGCAAATCTGCGCCCTGCAATGGTGTTTAGCGAGCTAGTAGATAGCTCCCCGCTAAAGCGCGAAATCATAGAGGGGGTGGATTTGCTAATCGTGCGAGAGCTGATAAGCGGAATCTACTTTGGCGAGCCGTGCGCAAAAGAAGCCAACAAAGCCTATAATACTATGGTTTATACTCGCAGTGAGATAGAGCGCATAGCGCATAGGGCGTTTAAGCTAGCAGACACTAGAAGCAAAAAACTCTGCTCGGTGGATAAAGCAAATGTGCTAGAGGTAAGTGAGCTGTGGCGCGAAGTGGTAAATGAAGTGGCAAAATCCTACCCGAGTGTAGAGCTAACCCACCAATATGTCGATAACGCAAGTATGCAGCTCGTGCGAGAACCAAAGCAGTTTGATGTTATCCTCACAAGCAATCTTTTTGGCGATATTTTGAGCGATGAAGCTAGCCAAATCACAGGCTCAATAGGACTTCTACCAAGTGCTAGCATAGGAGAATCTATCGGGCTATATGAGCCTATACACGGCTCTGCACCAGATATAGCGGGGCAAAATATCGCAAATCCTATCGCTACGATTTTGAGTGCGGCGATGATGTTAGAGATTTCACTAGGGCTAGATAAGCCAGCCAAAGCGATTAAAGAAGCGATACAAAAAGTGCTAAAAGAGGGCTACCGCACCAAAGACATAGCACAATTTGGCGCAAAAAAAGTGTGTAGCACACAGGAGATGGGCGATAAAATCGCTGAAATGATTTGCTAG
- a CDS encoding amidophosphoribosyltransferase translates to MPSKISQKTLHSTTTKKSNQTSHLSKINQKTQKIKDFSNSTKAQNLQKPQNLLATQESSKFQEKCAVVGVFGAPNAPILAYYSLFALQHRGQEASGIAVSDNSKISLHKQNGLVTRVFTPQILSTLKGCNAIGHNRYSTAGEDSINECQPIYARYSLGAIAIAHNGNLTNAHSIRENLTKEGAIFQSHLDTEVLIHLIAKSSKSTLYERIIESIRQIDGAYALVILSRTKMFAIRDPYGLRPLSLGSIKNTDGTLSYIVASESSAFDLVGAEFIRDIEAGEMLVFERGSQGSAESSKKPDTKSSAKSNEDLDFAMNCGVDSSLTPTYKSYQFATPKSAPCVFEYIYFARPDSNVFGRNVYAVRKRLGIELAKEHILSADMVIPVPDSGVAAALGYAKQSGIDFELGIIRNHYVGRTFIEPTQSARELKVKLKLNPNASLIKGKDIIVIDDSIVRGTTSKQIVQILRQSGARKIYLLISSPPTISPCYYGVDTPQKDQLICANHSIEEVRDFIGADYLGFLSLEGLAKSINDDENNVSDSSKKEANNNITNDTKGKTTYCQACFDGKYIDSVHCK, encoded by the coding sequence ATGCCAAGCAAAATATCTCAAAAAACGCTACACTCAACAACTACCAAAAAATCTAACCAAACAAGCCATTTAAGCAAAATCAACCAAAAAACACAAAAAATAAAAGATTTTTCAAACTCTACAAAAGCGCAAAACCTCCAAAAACCACAAAATCTTTTAGCCACACAAGAATCCTCAAAATTCCAAGAAAAATGCGCAGTAGTGGGAGTTTTTGGTGCACCAAATGCACCGATTTTGGCGTATTATAGTCTTTTTGCCCTGCAGCATAGAGGACAAGAAGCAAGTGGCATAGCCGTAAGTGATAACTCAAAAATCTCCCTACATAAACAAAACGGACTTGTTACGCGCGTTTTTACACCACAGATTCTCTCCACACTCAAAGGCTGCAATGCTATCGGGCATAATCGCTACTCCACCGCAGGGGAAGACAGCATAAATGAGTGTCAGCCTATCTATGCTCGCTACTCGCTAGGTGCTATCGCCATAGCGCACAATGGCAACCTCACAAACGCCCACTCCATACGCGAAAATCTAACCAAAGAGGGTGCAATATTTCAAAGTCATCTTGACACCGAAGTGCTTATCCACCTCATCGCCAAATCTAGCAAATCCACTCTTTATGAGCGAATCATAGAATCAATACGCCAAATCGATGGCGCGTATGCGCTTGTGATTCTCTCTCGCACCAAAATGTTTGCCATACGCGACCCTTATGGCTTACGCCCGCTAAGTCTAGGCAGTATCAAAAACACTGATGGAACTCTAAGCTACATTGTCGCAAGCGAAAGCAGTGCGTTTGACTTAGTGGGGGCAGAATTTATCCGCGACATAGAAGCAGGAGAAATGCTAGTCTTTGAGCGAGGAAGTCAAGGAAGCGCGGAATCTAGCAAAAAACCTGACACAAAATCTAGCGCAAAATCTAACGAGGATTTAGATTTTGCTATGAATTGTGGTGTAGATTCTAGCCTAACCCCCACTTACAAATCCTACCAATTTGCCACGCCAAAAAGTGCGCCCTGCGTTTTTGAATACATATATTTCGCCCGCCCTGATAGCAATGTGTTTGGACGAAATGTTTATGCCGTGCGCAAACGGCTTGGCATAGAGCTAGCAAAAGAGCATATTTTAAGTGCGGATATGGTTATCCCCGTGCCTGATTCTGGCGTGGCAGCAGCACTTGGCTATGCTAAGCAAAGTGGCATAGACTTTGAGTTAGGGATTATCCGCAATCACTATGTAGGACGCACTTTTATTGAGCCTACACAAAGTGCGCGAGAGCTAAAAGTCAAGCTAAAGCTAAACCCAAATGCAAGCCTAATCAAAGGCAAAGATATTATTGTAATTGATGATTCTATCGTGCGAGGGACGACTAGCAAGCAAATCGTGCAGATTTTGCGACAAAGTGGCGCACGCAAAATCTACCTACTAATCTCCTCTCCACCCACCATAAGCCCCTGCTACTATGGTGTAGATACACCACAAAAAGACCAGCTTATCTGTGCAAATCACTCCATAGAGGAAGTGAGGGATTTTATCGGTGCGGATTATTTGGGGTTTTTATCACTGGAGGGCTTAGCAAAAAGTATCAATGATGATGAAAATAATGTAAGCGATAGCAGCAAAAAGGAAGCAAATAACAACATAACAAATGATACAAAAGGCAAAACCACATACTGCCAAGCCTGCTTTGATGGCAAATACATAGATTCTGTGCATTGCAAATAA
- a CDS encoding CiaD-like domain-containing protein — translation MESELKDLVLQALDNVEKEAQIGGGQNASENLQKKDSMQVTQTNENEISLNARLNENLNALKDNLNSESSAFEAIDNTANTANATKSLLSQNSLNKDSLRLTIQSSKTTSGKVIPAQEAVFSPSNIEFLEMLREKLLVLFEGLKMPQMRDSKEKLDLVVNFLQYELCLLDDFLKDNKK, via the coding sequence ATGGAATCAGAACTAAAAGATTTAGTCTTGCAAGCCTTAGATAATGTAGAAAAAGAAGCACAAATTGGCGGAGGGCAAAACGCTAGCGAGAATCTACAAAAAAAGGATTCTATGCAAGTCACTCAAACAAATGAGAATGAAATCAGCCTAAACGCTCGTCTAAATGAGAATCTAAACGCACTCAAAGACAATCTAAATAGCGAATCTAGCGCGTTTGAAGCGATAGATAACACAGCAAACACGGCAAATGCTACCAAAAGCCTGCTTAGCCAAAATTCTCTGAATAAAGATTCTCTAAGGCTAACCATACAATCAAGCAAGACAACTTCAGGCAAGGTTATCCCCGCGCAAGAAGCAGTGTTTAGCCCATCAAATATTGAATTTTTAGAAATGCTACGCGAAAAACTGCTTGTGCTATTTGAGGGGCTAAAGATGCCTCAAATGCGTGATTCTAAAGAGAAGCTAGACTTGGTTGTAAATTTTTTGCAATACGAGCTGTGCTTGCTTGATGATTTTCTAAAAGACAATAAAAAATAG
- the glmS gene encoding glutamine--fructose-6-phosphate transaminase (isomerizing) — protein sequence MCGIIGYVGSGEKRQILLNGLKELEYRGYDSAGFAVLENNQQTPKNTQHSKSLNLHAFKAVGKLANLESKTKDFSSKGFGLGIAHTRWATHGKPTEINAHPHTGEFSYVVHNGIIENYKEIKQELESQNHSFLSQTDTEVIVHLFEENLKSSKNPKEAFAKTASRLKGAYAILLITKVAPNEIFYAKNGAPLIIAQDKKNGEIYFASSDAPLIGLVDEVVYIDDDCYGSSLDFDSLSPKKPLSISKSYAQKEGFRYFMEKEIYEQEKVLLETMMGRVGGEVDGYVCLEELQSLGLQSKDSSTKSTLRFSQITICACGTSYHAALVGKYLLERKAKIRTNVVLASEFRYAEPILSADELFVVISQSGETADTLEALKLAKSNGLETLSICNVDNSSIVRESKASILTRAGIEKGVASTKAFATQVMVLWILSVYLGKKKGVINSNEAKKEANTMLKAVQATKVTPSLHEKIKRLSKRYLHGHGFFFIGRDIFYPLALEGALKLKEISYLHAEGYASGEMKHGPIALVDANLFTIALMPKHLLYDKICSNVEELSARDATICAICQEDFSLADDCIQIPRLDSYMEEFFSMMVAIQLLSIEVAIRLGNDVDMPRNLAKSVTVE from the coding sequence ATGTGCGGAATAATAGGCTATGTAGGAAGCGGAGAAAAAAGGCAGATTCTGCTAAATGGACTAAAAGAGCTAGAATATCGCGGGTATGATTCTGCGGGATTTGCCGTGCTAGAAAACAACCAACAAACACCAAAAAACACACAACATAGCAAAAGCCTAAACCTACACGCATTTAAAGCCGTAGGCAAGCTAGCAAACCTAGAATCTAAAACAAAAGATTTTAGCTCCAAAGGCTTTGGACTAGGTATCGCACATACTAGATGGGCGACACACGGCAAGCCCACTGAAATCAATGCCCACCCCCACACGGGTGAGTTTAGCTATGTGGTGCATAATGGCATAATCGAAAACTACAAAGAAATCAAACAAGAGCTAGAATCACAAAATCATAGCTTTTTAAGCCAGACAGATACTGAAGTCATTGTTCATCTATTTGAGGAAAACCTAAAATCTAGCAAAAATCCAAAAGAGGCTTTTGCAAAAACAGCTAGCAGGCTAAAGGGCGCGTATGCGATTTTGCTAATCACAAAAGTCGCTCCAAATGAAATCTTTTATGCCAAAAATGGTGCTCCACTCATCATCGCACAAGATAAAAAAAATGGCGAGATATACTTCGCTTCTTCGGACGCACCGCTTATAGGACTTGTCGATGAAGTGGTGTATATAGATGATGATTGCTATGGTAGCTCGCTAGATTTTGACTCGCTTAGTCCCAAAAAACCACTAAGTATAAGTAAATCTTACGCGCAAAAAGAGGGATTTCGCTACTTTATGGAAAAAGAAATCTATGAGCAAGAAAAAGTCCTGCTAGAAACGATGATGGGGCGCGTAGGAGGCGAAGTAGATGGATATGTCTGCTTAGAAGAGCTGCAATCACTTGGCTTGCAAAGCAAAGATAGCAGCACAAAATCCACGCTAAGATTTTCTCAAATCACAATCTGTGCGTGTGGGACTAGCTACCACGCCGCACTTGTAGGCAAATATCTCCTAGAGCGCAAAGCAAAAATCCGCACAAATGTCGTGCTTGCAAGTGAGTTTCGCTACGCAGAGCCGATTTTGAGCGCAGATGAACTTTTTGTGGTAATCTCCCAAAGTGGCGAGACAGCGGACACACTTGAAGCCCTAAAGCTAGCCAAAAGCAACGGACTAGAGACGCTATCTATCTGCAATGTGGATAATAGCTCAATCGTGCGTGAAAGCAAAGCTAGTATCCTAACACGCGCAGGCATAGAAAAAGGCGTAGCAAGCACAAAAGCATTTGCCACACAAGTAATGGTGCTATGGATACTAAGCGTATATCTAGGCAAAAAAAAGGGTGTGATAAATTCTAACGAAGCAAAAAAAGAAGCAAATACAATGCTAAAAGCCGTGCAAGCCACCAAAGTAACTCCCTCTTTGCACGAAAAAATCAAGCGATTATCGAAGCGATATTTGCACGGACACGGATTTTTCTTTATCGGGAGGGATATTTTTTATCCACTTGCCTTAGAGGGTGCGCTAAAACTAAAAGAAATCAGCTACTTGCACGCAGAGGGATATGCAAGTGGCGAGATGAAGCACGGACCTATCGCGCTAGTAGATGCCAATCTTTTCACTATCGCGCTAATGCCAAAACACCTACTCTATGACAAAATCTGCTCAAATGTCGAGGAGCTAAGCGCAAGAGATGCTACGATTTGTGCGATTTGCCAAGAGGATTTTTCCCTTGCTGATGACTGCATACAAATCCCGCGTTTGGATAGCTATATGGAGGAGTTTTTCTCTATGATGGTGGCAATTCAGTTGCTATCTATTGAGGTGGCAATTCGACTAGGAAATGATGTAGATATGCCACGAAATCTTGCAAAATCTGTAACTGTGGAGTAG
- a CDS encoding 3-isopropylmalate dehydratase small subunit, producing MSSTTQNHSQDKTQESQKAKEQGIIQGNVWKFGDNIDTDVIIAARYLNTSDENILAKHIMEDARPDFFSEISQGDIIVAGENFGCGSSREHAPIALKAAGIACVIAPSFARIFYRNAFNMGLLILESKEVDKISEGDKVRIDLEKGIIENLSTNQSFAYQKIPDFMHSLLQSGGLMAFAKKWLQENAK from the coding sequence ATGTCTAGCACCACGCAAAATCATTCCCAAGATAAAACCCAAGAATCACAAAAAGCAAAAGAACAAGGCATAATTCAAGGCAATGTGTGGAAATTTGGCGATAATATCGACACTGATGTCATAATCGCTGCTCGCTACTTAAACACTAGCGATGAAAATATCCTAGCTAAGCATATTATGGAAGATGCTCGCCCAGATTTTTTTAGCGAAATCTCACAAGGGGATATTATCGTGGCGGGAGAGAATTTTGGCTGTGGTAGTAGCAGAGAGCACGCACCTATCGCACTAAAAGCCGCAGGGATAGCTTGCGTGATTGCACCAAGCTTTGCTAGAATCTTTTATCGAAATGCCTTTAATATGGGGCTTTTAATCCTAGAATCAAAAGAAGTGGATAAAATAAGCGAGGGCGACAAAGTCCGCATAGATTTGGAAAAAGGCATAATAGAAAATCTAAGCACAAATCAATCATTTGCCTACCAAAAAATCCCAGATTTTATGCACTCGCTTTTGCAAAGTGGTGGGCTTATGGCATTTGCCAAAAAATGGCTACAAGAAAATGCCAAATAA
- a CDS encoding ArsS family sensor histidine kinase, whose protein sequence is MAQREILTNAEHSVMKHSIFFKITILFLFALGSFFAFSFYFLRFQAERYAIDNERQRYERVSIIFNHIISKETNLDAIQIYLKEMGFIQVNDNNLKKNLLDTTKILYDTQGIYLKSIELNNDMYILLTSENEVFLYKDSLRNFYVNYYLIILFGSMVLIFLFVLVIKSLLPMIYLRRQIRRFAKGDTSVECEIPQKDEIGELASEFDKAIKRISALNSSRTLFLRSIMHELKTPITKGRITAEMVRNKTQKLRLTSVFERLNALIDEFAKIEQLSSKNYNLKKTEFFLYDLIENIQKMLLIDTSENNPIQNHAPNEIIKADFELFCLSVKNLIDNGIKYSFDGKVDIQSNGRDIIISNHGNALKMEFEEYFKPYFKDSAKPNSQGFGLGMYIIKNTLDAQNFTISYRHDEDSEGTKTNYFVIHNCIVESFCNLPTNHANHTNSAESSTANQNGDTDIADMAKDATKKSQKPKTQKSAQKENSMQKNSIKE, encoded by the coding sequence GTGGCACAGCGCGAAATTCTCACAAATGCGGAGCATAGCGTGATGAAGCATTCGATATTTTTTAAAATTACGATTTTGTTTTTGTTTGCGCTAGGGAGCTTTTTTGCATTCTCGTTTTATTTCCTGCGATTTCAAGCCGAGCGATATGCTATTGACAATGAGCGGCAGCGATATGAGCGCGTAAGCATTATTTTTAATCACATAATCTCCAAAGAAACCAATTTAGATGCTATACAAATCTACTTAAAAGAAATGGGCTTTATCCAAGTAAATGACAACAACCTCAAAAAAAATCTCCTAGACACTACCAAAATCCTCTATGACACACAAGGAATCTACCTAAAATCTATTGAGCTAAACAACGATATGTATATCCTACTCACAAGCGAAAATGAAGTTTTTCTCTACAAAGATTCTTTGCGTAATTTTTATGTAAATTATTACCTTATCATTCTTTTTGGTTCAATGGTGCTGATTTTTCTTTTTGTGCTTGTGATAAAAAGCCTGCTACCGATGATTTATCTACGCAGGCAGATTCGCCGCTTTGCCAAAGGCGACACTAGCGTGGAGTGCGAAATCCCACAAAAAGATGAGATAGGTGAGCTTGCGAGCGAGTTTGACAAAGCAATCAAACGCATTAGTGCGCTAAATAGCTCGCGCACCCTGTTTTTGCGCTCGATAATGCACGAGCTAAAAACACCAATCACAAAGGGCAGAATCACTGCTGAAATGGTGCGCAACAAAACTCAAAAACTCCGCTTAACTTCGGTATTTGAGCGACTAAATGCGCTTATTGATGAGTTTGCCAAAATTGAGCAACTATCCTCAAAAAACTACAATCTCAAAAAAACCGAGTTTTTTCTCTATGATTTGATAGAAAATATCCAAAAAATGCTACTAATCGACACAAGCGAAAACAACCCCATCCAAAATCACGCACCAAATGAAATCATCAAAGCAGATTTTGAGCTTTTTTGCCTAAGTGTCAAAAACCTCATCGACAACGGAATCAAATACAGCTTTGATGGAAAAGTAGATATACAATCCAACGGACGCGACATCATCATATCAAATCACGGCAATGCCCTAAAAATGGAGTTTGAAGAATACTTCAAGCCATATTTTAAAGATTCTGCCAAGCCGAACTCACAAGGATTTGGGCTAGGAATGTATATCATCAAAAACACACTTGATGCCCAAAACTTCACTATCTCATATCGCCACGATGAGGATAGCGAGGGCACAAAGACAAACTATTTTGTCATTCACAACTGCATTGTGGAGAGCTTTTGCAATCTACCTACAAATCACGCAAACCACACAAATTCCGCAGAATCTAGCACGGCAAATCAAAACGGCGACACAGATATAGCTGATATGGCTAAAGACGCCACCAAAAAATCCCAAAAACCAAAAACACAAAAATCTGCCCAAAAAGAAAACTCTATGCAAAAAAACTCCATTAAGGAATAG
- the arsR gene encoding acid response regulator transcription factor ArsR — protein MNTEENTEILTYPDRTLEVLMIEDDVELAEILSEYLKSHNIKVTSYDEPYTGMSAINAKQFDLLLLDLTLPNLDGLEVCKRVAKQKNMPIIISSARSDVDDKVKALENGADDYLPKPYDPKELLARIQSLLRRYKTNANQEGAKEPNPIFRIEKNSREIYYHDKKLELTRAEYEILTLLISKKGNVFSREAIAIESESINPESSNKSIDVIIGRLRAKIEDDPKKPRHIISVRGVGYKLEF, from the coding sequence ATGAATACTGAAGAAAACACGGAAATCCTTACCTACCCAGATAGGACGCTTGAAGTGCTTATGATAGAAGATGATGTAGAGCTTGCTGAAATCCTAAGCGAATACCTAAAATCACACAATATCAAAGTAACAAGCTATGATGAGCCATACACGGGAATGAGTGCGATAAATGCTAAGCAATTTGACTTGCTTTTGCTTGACTTGACACTGCCAAATCTTGACGGACTTGAAGTCTGCAAGCGTGTGGCGAAGCAAAAAAATATGCCAATCATCATCTCTTCGGCAAGAAGCGATGTCGATGACAAAGTCAAAGCCCTAGAAAACGGCGCAGATGACTACCTGCCAAAGCCTTATGACCCAAAAGAACTGCTAGCTAGAATCCAATCTCTCCTACGCAGATACAAAACAAATGCAAACCAAGAGGGCGCAAAAGAACCAAATCCGATATTCCGCATAGAAAAAAATAGCCGTGAAATCTACTACCACGACAAAAAGCTAGAGCTAACTCGTGCAGAATATGAGATTTTGACGCTGTTAATTAGCAAAAAAGGCAATGTCTTTTCGCGTGAGGCGATTGCTATTGAGTCTGAGTCGATAAACCCAGAAAGCTCCAATAAAAGCATTGATGTCATCATAGGGCGACTTCGTGCCAAAATCGAAGATGACCCCAAAAAGCCAAGACATATTATTTCTGTGCGTGGCGTAGGCTACAAGCTAGAGTTTTAG